In Mercenaria mercenaria strain notata chromosome 15, MADL_Memer_1, whole genome shotgun sequence, a single genomic region encodes these proteins:
- the LOC128549068 gene encoding uncharacterized protein LOC128549068: protein MGNILRCFAGPRTNTEIKSTDKRIDGMTDKFDDHLQEVERQNYYTKNNLELYLNDVYEQECVMKAEKEEIEFIKKGIETLVQRIVHLALEDFSVNKKIENLLLNYNNKEVKELQKSLVEVYFPIKCRLKEISDVKTSKRSIIKVGSFYEETKNYFPDEFDFIFLLFNAKQKPDLDVDVNTDGIARAVIRSVTESNKENLWYISHNENRQKRRLLRFDGYVDEHGPASMLQFIYSNNVSGKERCIYVDLVPAYMIEESNREWYDEYVNEHVKPRSFRDEVLSVGKCLYVSDRITFTETEVHFMRNVLSKKHVKVYRILKYLINGHGDGDIYGQYLKEQMVFIACYSTYKIKTMMIYHHDECINPDTENVGPCVLQVLENMGKYDNTDDFPKLYQSFFLGLLPAEKFCLLPNLLTLTQTLRSLQISKDSYKYKNTRMKSVLRQHIDALDRNDSRNVTWFKYLDTLGGDAPSHASLMDYLTAEKLNRLTNIRNVYRKTKACKIL from the coding sequence ATGGGAAATATATTAAGATGTTTTGCAGGACCGAGAAccaatactgaaataaaaagtaCAGATAAAAGGATTGATGGCATGACTGACAAATTTGACGACCATCTTCAAGAGGTTGAAAGACAGAATTACTACACAAAAAATAATCTTGAATTATATTTGAATGATGTATATGAACAGGAGTGTGTGATGAAAGCAGAAAAAGAGGAAATAGAGTTCATTAAGAAAGGAATAGAAACTCTTGTTCAGAGAATAGTTCATCTTGCACTTGAGgacttttctgtaaataaaaaaattgaaaaccttttattaaactaTAACAACAAAGAAGTAAAAGAGCTTCAAAAGTCTCTGGTCGAAGTTTATTTCCCAATAAAATGTAGACTAAAAGAAATTTCAGACGTGAAAACTTCAAAACGTTCCATCATTAAAGTCGGAAGCTTTTATGAAGAAACGAAGAACTATTTCCCAGACGAGTTTGACTTCATTTTCCTACTTTTTAATGCGAAACAGAAACCAGATTTAGATGTGGATGTCAACACAGACGGCATTGCACGTGCTGTTATTCGAAGTGTAACTGAAAGTAACAAGGAGAATTTATGGTATATTTCTCATAATGAAAATCGGCAAAAGAGAAGGCTACTTCGTTTTGATGGATATGTGGATGAACATGGTCCAGCATCTATGTTACAATTCATTTACTCTAATAACGTTTCAGGCAAAGAACGATGTATCTATGTTGATCTCGTTCCTGCTTACATGATAGAAGAAAGTAACCGGGAATGGTATGACGAGTATGTAAATGAACATGTGAAACCCAGATCATTCCGAGATGAAGTCCTGTCAGTTGGAAAGTGTTTATATGTGTCTGACAGAATAACATTTACTGAGACTGAGGTACATTTTATGAGGAATGTTTTATCAAAGAAACATGTGAAAGTGTACAGGATCTTGAAGTATCTTATTAATGGACATGGCGACGGAGATATCTATGGACAATATCTAAAAGAACAAATGGTATTCATTGCATGCTATTCAACATACAAGATAAAAACAATGATGATATATCATCATGATGAATGCATAAATCCAGACACAGAAAATGTAGGACCTTGTGTATTACAGGTGCTAGAGAATATGGGTAAATACGATAACACTGACGATTTTCCAAAATTGTATCAATCTTTCTTTCTTGGTCTTCTCCCTGCTGAAAAGTTTTGTCTGTTGCCTAATCTTTTAACACTAACACAAACATTAAGATCATTGCAGATATCAAAAGATAGCTATAAATATAAGAATACCAGAATGAAGTCTGTATTAAGACAACATATAGATGCTTTAGACAGGAATGATTCAAGAAATGTTACTTGGTTCAAATATTTGGATACTTTAGGTGGAGATGCCCCAAGTCATGCTAGCTTGATGGACTATTTAACTGCTGAAAAGCTGAACAGGCTAACGAACATCAGAAACGTCTATAGAAAAACAAAAGCCTGCAAGATCTTGTGA